A stretch of DNA from Dioscorea cayenensis subsp. rotundata cultivar TDr96_F1 chromosome 4, TDr96_F1_v2_PseudoChromosome.rev07_lg8_w22 25.fasta, whole genome shotgun sequence:
TGTTCAAATTagtccttttattattattattattattattattattattattattatatctagGATCATCTATCATCATGCATCCATCCATTTATCCTTCCTGCCGACACTCTCTTTGTCcctattctattttattttatttattagctCTCATATCTGATTAAAGTGGATGTTTTGATCATTTAGACCGTCTCCAATTGACGtcccaaattttaaatttggggTCATAATTATATAACTCCAATCCATCAATAAATTTcgtttcaaattaaaaaatgcaGGGGGTTGAATGACCCAAAATTTGGGgcaattatttatgtttaaaaattttattttatttagtaacTCTCACGTCTTATTGAGGTGGATGTTttgatccttaaatacatgtttttttttttaattaagtgagTTTGATTTAATGaggtttttataaattaagaaaaaaaaactagatgtgtaatttctaatttcaatgtaatatttgaaatatttaattttttttagttgattttaaAATTGAGCTGAAGTGatgtaaaatgatttttgagatgcttatgataattaaattgtaaaatgatattagataaaaataataaaaagaaaatgtaaaatataataactatgaaatttttttattgcataaataaaaataaatattaaatcaaagtaaataaaatcactaaaaatcttttatttttttattttttttatgtagccTCAAGATGAAAGCTAGTACCAATGGCCTTCTTGGCCGGGAGGGTTCGATATCAAACTCAAAAATCTAAGCAAAATGAGTGTGTAAGTATTTATTAAACTTGTTTCACATCTATGTACGTTCCTATCTTTTCTTAAATGAAAGGTTCTTATCACCTAtctgtaaaagaaaaaaaaataaaacaaaacaaaataaagaagaagactGCCAGCATACTTAACACATGAAAGTCGGAAGACCTGTAATTTAGtttttgatatgataaatagggggaaaaaaaagtttttaatcaTTGGtacgaaaaataaaacaaagaattcaGTAACATCATCTGCAAGATGCAAGGGACCATTCTaggatttcatttttttttttaaggactGTTACCACATTTGTTATgctataattaaaaagaaaaaatggacAAAACATTGATTTGAATAGAGAACAAATTATTGACTATCTATTGCAAAGGTGGTAGTTATAGTGCAATTGATGTGGtgggtttaaattttattattttattttattttatttttttaaaaaaaattcataaaatatcTCACTTACTCGGTTTTAGACTAACATGTTATAATTTGAAAATGCATGTGAGAAACATCTGGAAGGAAGAGATTTTGCAAAGTtggaaaatttcatttattctgTTTTTCAACACATTTGTAAGCTGTTAGCTGTATAGGGTGTAATGTGGACCCTGTTATTAAGGGCAAGCAATGCCCATTTTCAATGTTTTGAGAATGACCATTCAAGGAATCCATtccataaaatcaattttaatttatatatatatatatatatatatatatatagcattggATTCTGATTGATTAGGattctcattaatttttttaaaatattgtcgACAAACTATTCTAAAGgacacaaaaaagaaaaaaaaaattgaaacctTAATATTTGATtaggaaacaaaaataaaggattCTCAATTGTTAGAAAATGGttataatattgattaatttatatatatatatatatatatgtatatatatatgttagtttaatttaatttatttggatAATAAAGTAATTATTGACTGTGAATATTTTTGTTTGACATGCCACTAATTTGTGAgctagtttttagggtttttttttccctatgcAAGCACAAATTCAGAGTTTTTGATAAAAAgtatgtttgttattttatatacattataaataagaaaaactatATATCAACACTTGttactttgttaaaaaaaccgaagaaaaactatatatatatatatatatatatatatatatatatatatttttccatcAATATCGTTTGGGATGAAgagaaaatgtaaaaaataatttggtttataaataaataaggttattattatttttattataatacattgtttttcccattctctctagtTTTCCAACATGGTTCTATTCTCTCTCTGCTGAAGCATAACCagatctttaaaaatttaacaaaataataaaaataatatatctcTTTGGAATTTAAAGGTTTATGCAAGCAAAAAACCAATGCAAGTTCCACCTTCTCATGTCAGTGACCAACCATCTCCCATTTCGGCAAATCACGTGTGCTATCCAACCATATGTATAAAAACTCAAACCACTTTAATACCTCACATGCGGtatacacatatatttttataacaaaatacttTCCATGCGGAAGTCCTTAGGTTTTTTAAATTCTTCGACAAATGTCTAATGACATCCGTTAGATCATgatctaataattattatttggagACACAATGTGTAAATTTACTGTTAGTtgctatattttaatattgttatgAGGTGTTAGATGCtgttaaatattatttgatattgTGTATAAACGGGACGGTAGTCTGCCACTATTAGATGTCTCTAGATGACACGatctcatattatatatatatatatatcatgatttaataattattatttatagagaTGATGTGTAAACTTCCTGTTAGTTACTATGCTTTAGTATTGTTATAAGGTGTTAGATATTGTTAATATTGTTTGATATTGTGAATGAACAAACAGTGGTCATTAAATGCATGAACATGACACggtctcaaatatatatatatatatataattactacaatatatgaagaaataaaacatcatcattatttatttatttttgtaaatatagataaatcatgTGTCAAGCCATGTGtgagttttctaattatacTATACATCATCACCCCCTATGCAGTGAGAATTCAGTCCCTAATTTTTGTCCGCCCACAAAAGACAGGTGTCAAATGACAATAAGCTATAGGACGCCCTTGGCATTATTATTgcttataaatatattataaacatataaaaaaattgatatagacacaattgaattaatataactaataatatagtctcttaataattaatttaaaaaatataaatataaatatataaatataggttaattagtttattcatttaaaatattgagTTGAATCAAACTCAACTAATATGTTTGGCTTGTACTTAAAATAGATTAGCACATATCAAATgatgtattaaaataaataataattctacatctcatgtaaatttgtaattaaaTCTCTTCATCTAATGAATATTactacaataattaattaaagaagagTACATAATGATGTAGATGAAGGAGTTGATCTAAAAGGCATTCAAGTTGGTAGGTCTTGCATGCAGTGAGTGTGTGCATGTGCTTTACAGGCAGGACTCTCCAATATCAaccttttaattatatatatacctttttctttttattttatatattaacatatatgatatatatttatatatgataacATGATCAGTGATCAAAGTGAGAATAGAAGAATATGAAAGACAGAATGGCTGCTTAGCTCATCTGGTTGACCACCGAATTTTCAACAGTGGCATGCACTTCCATGCAtgccactatatatatatatatacacgtgcAATGACTCTTATACCCTtcttataattcttttttttaaaaaaaaatctttatatgttaaatatttcattaaaaaaattattaattttagagaTATGATAAtacaaagaaaattatattatttgaaacatgcatagaattgaaaaagaaagaataatcaGACCAATTTCATGCTAAACAGATGGCTCCCATGCTATGtgtaatatatgaatatattgaTATGTAAACttgtatatttgtttaaatattgttattttgtgtcgggaaaaaataatttataaaaaatttatttatttttgaaatttatattctCTAAAAATGGAGTatgaaaaagatatataaagatTAGGTTAgttgttttataaaaatgtttctTTTGGCACggcttataaaaaatcatgtaattttatatttgtcgCATATCACTCAAAGTCTCCACACATATGTCAACCATGTGaatgaatattaatttttaataaatgtttctTTAATAAAAGTATAATACTATTAATTACTCTCACTAACTCAAGTTGCCCTCacttaataagtttttttttttgtgttatttttatttattaataaattaattaatttttaagttaaattaattCCACGATGAAGGATATActgaaaaaattaacattatacatatgtaattaatatttttaaaaaataaaaaataatatgcatatatatatatatatggtttaaatCATCTACGCATGTGCATATTACTGTTTTCTAGAGATAGTTATTTACAGATGTTTGAAAAATTCATTCATGATTATTGTACATCACTACTCAGTACTGTTTGACATTGTTTAATACTGTTTATGAATGAATTTTAGCAATTGCATAATAATTTTACGGATCAAGACAACTGTGGATGTCTCTAAAATTTGATAAGCATGGACAAATCACATGTCAGAAAACGACATATTGAGGAACTAAGCTTTACAATATTTGTGCCCTCTACATGCTAGAGCTAGGATTCAAAATTGCCCTTCAACGGGATGAATACTTAGACAAAAGATGTGATACTAATAAACTAGTGGtctgtaataataataataataacaataataataaaaataatataataataataataataaagaggaAAGCGAAGCTTCCCATGCAGTTTCCTTTTGGTTTGCTTGTTCCGGAAAGATACTCATTTTTCTCGTTGTCTCATGCGGCAGGTAATTATTGGCTGTCTTTTGGTTTAATGTGACTCATACTTTGCTGtatatatagttaattatttaattcttAATTACATCCCAGGTATGAACTATAAGTCTATTATCAAAGGTTTAggtttaaaacaataaaataaaataaaataaaacattggttttaatttttttttttgaaaaaaatatctctaaaattttacttgcatattttaaaagaaaccaAGTCAATGCTCAGTGTCATCCGTTCACATTTAGTGCTAAAATTATGggccaaaaataaaataaaataaaatttaagccTCAGTTATTAtctactttaatttaaaataaataaataaatacaaaacagTATAAAGTGAACAAAAAACGGATGGCCAAAGTCATTCAATTCCATATTTATCAGTTCTCAGTTAACCAAAattcaatatccaaaatataaaaatattttcaaatggtTGAAGGAAAACCTATAATGATATTAGACTaacttttcaatttaattaatattaatttaattttactttattttttatttaattcacatcttcattatgattaaatataatttttaaataataaatgttatGATAAGagattgatgaattttttttttatccttaacCCACTAGTTCCATAAAAAAAAGTGAGgtactcaaaaccctaaaaaaaatagatctcTTTTATGAAGTGTTTTACATATaccaataattcaaatttaaaaccaCTTATTTAAACAGTCAAAAACGTATAAGTTGTTCCaggttaatgaaatattttgaaagatatacatatataaagtttataaattcaaatatttttttaaaaaataattattgcctaataattttttcattatatatctctcttaacaaataaactaaataaatcatttcTATAAAAATCAGAAACAACCTTTTAGTCCATTAACACCAATCCTTTATATAAAATATCCATTTTAACAAAAACCTAAAATCAAATCTCAAAATCACACGAGATGACCTAACAATTACGCTAAGTTATCAACTCCACATCTGCGCACTTCCATGAATTCCCTTAAATAACCGGTGCTATtcatctatttataattttatataaaaaataaaactctataaataaaaaataaataaaccatttacatatatatatatatatatatatattaaaaacaagcaaagcaaagcaaaagcAAGTGTAATACAACCACCACCAACCTCACCGCAAAGACCAAAGCAAAGACCCCACTCTCCACACTCTCTAATCTCTATATACTCCCACCACCACCTCTTGAGCTTCTCCAATCTcaccatctcttcaccatcttctcCATCAATGGCTTCTCCACCAGACACAAGCAAAACAACCAAACTAGAACGCTACAACAGCTATCTCCGCCGCATCAACACTGCTCGTCTTCTCACTCTCTCCTCCCAACTCCTTTTCCGCACCACTATCTTAGCTGCTCTTcttctcatcctcctcttcacTCTCCACCACCCTcctctctcctccttctccttctcctcttctcctcctcatTCTCACCGTTctctcctctcctcctcctcctcctcctccacctctTCCTCTCTTTCCTCCCATTCATTCCAACGCCAAGTCCTCCACTCCGCCACTCCTCGCAACCCCACCGGCCTATCCGTCCTCGTCACCGGCGCCGCCGGCTTCGTCGGCTCCCACTGTTCCCTCGCCTTAAAAAAACGCGGCGACGGCGTTCTCGGTCTCGACAACTTCAACTCTTACTACGACCCATCTCTCAAACGCTCCCGCCAATCTCTCCTCTCCAAACACTCCATCTTCATCGTCGACGGCGACATCAACGACTCCTCTCTCCTCAAAACCCTCTTCGACCTCACTCCATTCACTCACATCCTCCATCTCGCCGCCCAAGCCGGCGTTCGCTACGCCATGCGCAACCCTCAGTCCTACATCTCCTCCAACATCGCCGGCTTCGTTTCTCTTCTCGAAGTCGCCGCTAAGTCCGCTGACCCTCAACCTTCCATTGTTTGGgcttcttcttcctctgttTACGGTCTCAACGTTGAAAACCCCTTCTCTGAACTCCACCGCACTGATCGTCCTGCTTCTCTCTACGCCGCCACCAAAAAAGCCGGCGAGGAAATTGCCCACACTTACAACCATATCTACGGTCTCTCCATCACCGGCCTTCGTTTCTTCACCGTTTATGGTCCTTGGGGTCGTCCTGACATGGCTTACTTCTTCTTCACTAAATCCATCCTCTCCGGTAAACCCATCACCGTTTTCAAAACACAGGACGGCGCCGGCGAGGTTGCTCGTGATTTCACCTACATCGATGACGTCGTAAAAGGATGTCTTGGCGCGCTTGACACGGCGGAGAAGAGCACTGGGAGTGGTGGAAAGAAGAAAGGACAAGCTCAACTGAGGATCTACAACCTCGGAAACACCTCGCCGGTGCCGGTGGGGAAGTTGGTCGGAATACTTGAAGGGTTACTGGGAGTGAAAGCGAAAAAGAATGTGGTGAAGATGCCGAGCAATGGTGATGTTCCATATACCCATGCGAATGTGAGCTTGGCCGAGCATGACTTTGGTTACCGGCCGACCACCGACCTCGCCGCCGGCCTGAGAAAGTTCGTCAAGTGGTACGTCCAGTATTATGGGATCAAGAACAAGGTTCATGGTGGTGTCGGTGGTGGTATAGATGTTAGTGAGGTTGCATCGGTTTAGATGCAATGGGCTTAGATGCCTTCCACGtgtctctttctctctcaagttgtgtattattattattactactttaaattgtaagaaaaaaattaatatatatatagggaataAAAATGGGATAAGATGGTAGGATGAGAATAAGAAAAGGGGAATAGGTTTTGGGGAGGGGGGGAATACCAAGATTGAATCAAAATGATGTCttggttcttgttttttttgttttttttgttttttttaaatgtattttttttttaattatttttttgttgtggtGTTGTATGTTGAGTAGTTGGGTGTGGAGGGACAATGTGTATGTAGAGATCTTTAATTTCTTGATGCCTTGTGGAATTGTTAATAGAGAaagtatttttatcttttgagttcatttttgtttttctagtttttgttaaCATTTGTGATCTCTTTTGATTAGTTTTGGGATTTTTTAAGtgtcaaatataatatatatatatatatatatatatatatatattcatatgttatcattaatttatactatagataaatataagcaccgacaaaagaaaagcatgatTAGGATACTTTTTAATATAGCTCGTAGGGTATTGATGAGTATGATATAGATGTTTTATCCCAAAAGAAAATTGTTtgtaattgttatattattatataaattaattaacttttatgAATGTTATCATTTGTGTCATGTAATTACTTATACTCGGTTGGCATGCTAAAGATgctcatgaaaagaaaaaaaaaaaatctagttaattttttataaaataaattagtagACAAAATTACAACCGAATGAAAAGTTCATAATTGGATCAATAAAGTTCAATGttgaagatataaaaataataacaataataatttaataaaacagaGTTAGAACATCCATTTAGACATCGAATGTCTAAAATACATGAATGgtaacatttaaaattaaaacaacttaaaaataaataaaaatagccATTTAATCAGAAATAATTTTGGTTCACAAGAAAGTTAAATTATATCTTTAAGGATAATAAAGGAATGAGTGCCCCTACAACTAGGGTTTCACTCTTTTCacctaaaaatataaagaacCCCTTAATCAAATGCCCTCTTTCCTCatctaacaaaatataaatataataaataataacaataatagcgtgccaaaaataaaaataaaataacaaagacTTAGATTGAATGAAGTTTTGTCCTTAGATCTGGtcatccaaaaaataataaatattaaatgagTCCACTTATTACAAAGTCTGAAAAATGATCAAGTTGTGCATTTGGATCTATAACTTATTCTTCCAAACAGGAAATAATGTTGACTTGCTTCACTTGAACATGGTTAGGCTCTAGAGTGTGCGGTCTGCCAAACttgtgtctttttcttttttgttggaTTTCCAAATATAATGGTTAATTAATAAACCAACCATGgtcaattagaaaataaatatgagaagAGACAAGATGGCACAACTTGGAAATTTGAGTTTAGTAGGCCAgctttgaatttttgaattgaCTCTGGGTCATCAATATGTTCATAACTCAGTGTCATTGGCACTATTGTGATAaacttaatataaaattttaaatgctCTGAATTTAAGTTTCGCTAaatatagtaataataacaGATCTTTGATCATGGATTTGAGGGTTTATATTCAAATTTCACATCACTAAGTAAAAACATATCCGTATATGAACTAATTGATCAATTCTCAATCCGTACACGGTTTTTAACTAATTTGCACTTGTTgcatttgtgtgtgtatatatatatatatataatacaaaaattgaCTCATGAGTCAACTTCTATAAATGAGTCTTTagcaatttataaataataattggtCATATACATGAGTCGGAATAGTTGATATATTATCATAGTATTACATGACAATTATTCAATTGTTCTATATAATAATGTTATGATgcacatatattaattttttttaaaagtaaattagCAAAATCTTACTAACCCCTTTTATGAAGAATGTTTATCAAATCAATAAGTCTTGGATGAAAGATGAAAAGTATTAAATTAAGACGAGTCATATATCTTGGCCACTCACAATTTTttctaatcaaataaaaaaattccccAAAATATAAAACACAAGTTAATATATAGACATTAAATGATAACCAATAGATTATAATCTAACAACTACTActtatatgatgatgatgtgtaaaattattattaattactatattttaatattattaaaatattaaatactgTTTAAAACTACATATGAATTAACAGTTATCATCAAATACAAATCTAATGATAACTGTGGAATATGTATAGATTTAAAATCCGGGAGCGTTCTTAGATGAGGCAGCCTCTATCTATCAAactatctattattattattattattattattatttgattgagACTTGTTGAAGGCAAAGGGCCTCACAGCAATCAACATGCCATGTTCCGTGATCCAACAAGGTACTTTATTCTGAAAAAGAGGTTAGAACAACCTCCATTACCATTGGTCTCTTCTTGCATGGCTCATTACTTTGTCTTTTTATAAAGAACTTGGAATAACAATGCCATTGTTTCACCCTTCGCCAAACATCATATGTCATGTCATGTTATGACATGAATGGACGTGGTGGATTAATATGGATGCAtgttatattattcttttttttcaaatatcatgcatgcatgcatgcatggtgcaccacaaaaattaatacattaatTGCCTAAACCTAACTAGTGTGACAATTAGATTTGACCATGATGGAGTTTTTCAATCAATGGGGGAGTTGTGTTTGGACAAGAGTGGTGTTGTGGGGATGTAGATCTTTAAATATCTTGAGGTGAAGTTGTGGGGTTAtattaagaaatataattactcaTTAGAGCCTATTGTTATAGGATTAAactagtttaaaattttatttttggtaaatatatttggtattttgatattctaaaaaaatctatattatatcaaaatattatagATACATTTAAGTTGAGTATGGAGGAGTATTTGGATAATTAGATATATTTAATCTTTTGttaattatcttcttctttcctctaATCATCTTATCTAACAAATGGCTTCATTCTCATAtcaaccattattattattttttaaattttaaatgttcAAAATAACTCTTTTGAAGGtaagaaaacaagaaacaaaaacagcTTGTTTACATTTGTTGgacagaaaataataaatatatatatatatatatatatatacacaaagacACATGTTATAATGGTTACCGTCAATTAAATTATGGATACATGTTCAATCATAATCACTAATTGGAAAAAATATTCATGTCGGCTGTTAAttaatattgaatatatatacataaatgcaATTTGTCTTgaaaaatgaattgaaaattttaggTGCTTTGTAGAATTGAGAGGGGGTTGCTTAGATCCAAACAATTAATTAGGCAAGGTCATGGTGTAATAATAACTAGTGGAATTCATTAATGGTGGACCACAAAACAGATATTGGTgacatccatccatccatccatccatccaaaCTATTCATTATTCACATCTAAGCAAATCAATGCATGCCAAGTACCTACTCTTGATCATCACtggcaaataataataataataaataaataaataaataaataattggagCACAATTTCATATGGTACATTCATTAGctatttgatgattttgatcTAGCAGTTTCAATTCAattcacacttgttttttaTTCCTTGTTCTAATGCCTACATTTTTCTTTAGGATCTAATTGAGGCTCATCTCTTCAATAATTGAAAGgattaaagttattttttaagttCTTATATTTTACCATACTATTTACTTTTctctttatgttttaaaatatttcatacaATCTTTgtataagttaaaaaaaaacatcatgtatagatttcatatatatatatatatatatatatatatatatatattctcaataagggaattttgttttatttggatTATGTGCCTATGTATCAATTATATTAAACATGGCTGCTAATATGATTTTCTTAAAGATAAACAGAaaggatttatatttttgtcaaaacTTTAAAAAAGGACATCATTTCTCTAAAAGAAAACTTTAAGCTAAAAActacttatattttttattctacaaagtgaacttttatatataataattgagttatgatataaaatagttgacctattattataatattaaaaacatagcaACTTAAATAGCATAATGCAATTCAACTTAAGATAATGAAAGAGTAATATCCATCAAACATAGATTCAAATCTCTAATGCAAATTGCAAAATCATTTCATACCAGCAAATCAACCACTGTAGCTCCCAGAGCCACCATAGCCACCACCGAAGCCACCCCGGGAGCCACCGCTTGGCCTTTCATTAGCATGACTC
This window harbors:
- the LOC120258275 gene encoding UDP-glucuronate 4-epimerase 6-like gives rise to the protein MASPPDTSKTTKLERYNSYLRRINTARLLTLSSQLLFRTTILAALLLILLFTLHHPPLSSFSFSSSPPHSHRSLLSSSSSSSTSSSLSSHSFQRQVLHSATPRNPTGLSVLVTGAAGFVGSHCSLALKKRGDGVLGLDNFNSYYDPSLKRSRQSLLSKHSIFIVDGDINDSSLLKTLFDLTPFTHILHLAAQAGVRYAMRNPQSYISSNIAGFVSLLEVAAKSADPQPSIVWASSSSVYGLNVENPFSELHRTDRPASLYAATKKAGEEIAHTYNHIYGLSITGLRFFTVYGPWGRPDMAYFFFTKSILSGKPITVFKTQDGAGEVARDFTYIDDVVKGCLGALDTAEKSTGSGGKKKGQAQLRIYNLGNTSPVPVGKLVGILEGLLGVKAKKNVVKMPSNGDVPYTHANVSLAEHDFGYRPTTDLAAGLRKFVKWYVQYYGIKNKVHGGVGGGIDVSEVASV